One window of the Esox lucius isolate fEsoLuc1 chromosome 8, fEsoLuc1.pri, whole genome shotgun sequence genome contains the following:
- the pde4dip gene encoding myomegalin isoform X6, with the protein MLDVKMKEVCRICARELCGNQRRWIFHPASKLNLQVLLSHVLGRELTRDGRGEFACSKCAFMLDRMYRFDTVIARVEALSLERMHKLLLEKDRLRQCIGGLYRKNNLELQAQDEAVMEMEIRATGTRGTEGGGQAEVDSSVMDLSSLTEARYSALLQNDLAYSVHECWADKKDEQNSAPEAQRQHHHPQCPGLEALSGQRPRRCRGCAALRVADSDYEAVCKVPRRVGRRSTSCGPYTRYAGGAAGGEETSTASTHTPPQAPGMDTESDRTLCDADPESMTLSPGSSAESLDTTVDAARPCDTHRAEEEEKEREEGEKAQGGSAAGLTLELALSLMRNWEYKPLKSPQGSKLPVLIKPKLETSPSGLPRSLQTPDYELYSHPTISELLTPGSQHELHTELSEMEEQWLDDYVQCGPFRFQQKLLDEQQNQLSQYESAAGQCVTKLQKAQLQVHTLQAKIRESEAMNQNLQVRMGDMECELLLVREEAQRLERNILNLTDTVNSKQTEAGELYQVIEEQNNMLCSLKELADRHQLQTSQVSGVEMGRVQGQVLALQGSLFQAQLELQAGRRAQVQATKREEDLARALTRLEADFQRAAEHRHSTEQHNQDLHLALENARSELQQVEEQLSEMDGERQKEKEEMGSTIQELRTSLQGKEQLVQEYSKLLGQQHEPGEKRDSLLAKLRERIKERDRALERAVDDKFRRVEEKEGETRRLQLLLRDKERDLERQRCVLSNNQETITSLELLLRGKGLELQQVSEAWTSLQRHHEESQERHIRSLRERDALISQLQNALRARTKEAEDLTEALLSKVKPGPSEMVEELKARLSLKEKLFQELLSDHGRLVQEHHSQVQELLDTIAARDRYIKDSAGRLGMVMTEQTGRLQELRRQLTSRSRTYVSQLGVRGPDPQETGPDLQETSPDLQALQEELRLALMREREAQAELTALRTQGTAQPVERQAEFREFSSDEEDDDVNSEYADSMEVEESKVTALTLNTMQKSERCGAPGNGKSSLDTVGVEGGQAQGLVEVKHLVHQKMVVERELQELKAQLMKAGFSSLSQMRKALYSLHNENEELKSHQAARPPETDHRDEQRLTEEDDDDEELDVEEEEEELCGDDLWEGWEDERLSQEEHNNPGPTLRDPGLGKRDYARPVSLDLGALLSLSTQDNEEKEGGGEAGVSKQSPTETVMVEKAVRLQLESKELQERLMVSEATVQAQAEQLKDYRDLLTETSVQHDSKQVQVDLQDMGYETCGRSENEAEREETSSPEFDDLEMCTSLECGGSQWWPVAVRPEEPGPPAPTSEAADIASLQQLVEDLRSQLSHSQTVIRSLQGRLRSLSTSSDPFGPSNGLSNPRKVNWSFQFQASPSQSSPEDDEGWESSGGGLGPSLRQPKPDKDLQELESRIGAIEDQLRKDKGTPVGTPVGTPGHQEEGRAVTWPGPGKFDTLIQAQARELSHLRQRMREGLGVCHILTQHLGDTTKAFEELLRANDIDYYMGQSFREQLAQSSSLAQRASIKISGRDHPEIPDDKTGTELLAIRLSKELQQKDKTIEALRAKLNLNQPRFDTPCSSHALSDTTDQSDRISFVSDEHASTNEDLELCSEMDAASEYGQEDRQTSSRASTGFAVPPAKTFGGFPASAHCHPQTSSGYPPQALSYHTSHPSPLKGPNTDHVSLSANPASMTGASLLESGALWDMGYGTRLARIGAADLSSGSSGYQSGTSHTECGQHLDVRFGVGSDLMKEHLREIRSLRQRLEDSIQTNERLRQQLEEKLAIPAREKCAPTNIYIQGLDSVNQLSSEIRVLKEENLNLQARLQQASREGSKEVAQLREAALLGRARVKEAELETEQWAEQVRRLQTQTQAQTLEISQLRQDKQSHQEAVNRLQHEVKVLQQQLCESRVLVHSLQYELQMYRGDRHVPKTTRADVGSHPAESAPFHPRDLHVQLEQQLTSGTRPPAARKQLFDNAALSPPVRDTGLFSPPSPHSPTLKPQEVDSSPRGQAPDGSFANRNGCHVVGHIDDFRALQQQILEGRIHVGKMETTLQATVNCPLLELSQDKAGNPGSVRSLLTSTKTLWQILEEASSLLRMFWRAALPINEGGSPRSTKKELSLKEEVHTLRRRVSEQEEALRDAMETLKSSNRTKDSMEHFIVSQLSRTKDVLKKARTNLEENDDRLSSLGITPTPPLLFLLLFLLPLVGENPRFNCDLIRAAGCGVMKLQTPTVPWPDTQGLTQGS; encoded by the exons ATGTTGGACGTGAAAATGAAGGAAGTGTGTCGGATCTGTGCTCGTGAACTCTGCGGTAACCAACGGCGGTGGATCTTTCACCCAGCCTCCAAACTCAATCTGCAGGTGCTGCTGTCTCATGTTCTGGGCAGAGAGCTGACCCGCGACGGCAGGGGGGAGTTTGCCTGCTCCAAGTGTGCCTTCATGCTGGACCGCATGTACCGATTCGACACGGTGATCGCGCGCGTGGAGGCCCTATCCCTGGAACGCATGCACAAGCTGCTGCTGGAGAAGGACCGACTGAGACAGTGTATAGGAGGCCTTTATCGaaagaacaacttggagctccAAGCCCAGGATGAGGCTGTCATGGAGATGGAGATCAGGGCTACTGGGAccagggggacagagggaggagggcaGGCTGAGGTTGACTCATCCGTGATGGACCTCTCCTCCCTGACGGAAGCCAGGTACAGTGCTTTGCTCCAGAACGACCTGGCCTACTCTGTGCACGAGTGCTGGGCAGACAAAAAGGACGAGCAGAACTCTGCTCCAGAGGCCCAACGCCAGCATCATCACCCCCAGTGCCCAGGGTTGGAGGCTCTGTCGGGGCAGCGACCCAGGCGTTGCAGGGGCTGTGCGGCTCTGCGTGTGGCCGACTCCGACTACGAGGCTGTGTGTAAGGTACCTCGGCGGGTAGGCAGGAGGAGCACTTCGTGCGGACCCTATACCCGCTACGCAGGCGGTGCTGCAGGGGGCGAGGAGACCTCCACCGCGTccacccacacccccccccaggCCCCAGGCATGGACACGGAGAGTGACCGGACCCTTTGCGATGCGGATCCGGAGAGTATGACCCTCAGCCCAGGCTCGTCGGCCGAATCTCTGGACACAACCGTGGACGCGGCTCGACCTTGCGACACGCACCGagcggaggaagaggagaaggagcgagaggaaggagagaaggcCCAAGGAGGCTCAGCTGCCGGCCTGACCCTGGAGCTGGCTCTAAGCCTAATGAGAAACTGGGAGTACAAACCTCTCAAGTCCCCTCAAGGCAGCAAGCTCCCGGTTCTGATAAAACCCAAACTGGAAACAAGCCCCTCGGGTCTACCTCGGTCCCTCCAGACCCCAGACTATGAGCTCTACTCCCACCCTACCATCTCAGAGCTGTTGACCCCTGGCAGTCAGCATGAGCTGCACACAGAACTGTCCGAgatggaggagcagtggctggATGACTATGTCCAGTGCGGGCCATTCCGCTTCCAGCAG AAGCTGCTGGATGAGCAGCAGAACCAGCTGTCCCAGTATGAGAGTGCTGCGGGTCAGTGTGTTACAAAGCTCCAGAAGGCCCAGCTCCAGGTGCACACTTTACAGGCCAAGATCAGAGAGAGCGAGGCCATGAACCAG AACCTGCAGGTGCGTATGGGGGACATGGAATGCGAGCTGCTCCTGGTCAGAGAGGAGGCCCAGAGACTGGAACGAAACATTCTCAACCTCACTGACACAGTCAACAGCAAGCAGACTGAG GCAGGAGAGTTGTACCAGGTGATAGAAGAGCAGAACAACATGCTGTGTTCTCTCAAAGAGCTGGCCGACCGACACCAGCTCCAGACGTCACAG GTCTCGGGTGTAGAGATGGGACGAGTGCAGGGGCAGGTCCTGGCTCTCCAGGGCTCTCTCTTCCAGGCGCAGCTGGAGCTGCAGGCAGGTAGGAGGGCCCAGGTTCAGGCTACCAAAAGGGAGGAAGACCTGGCCCGAGCCCTGACACGCCTAGAGGCAGACTTTCAACGAGCCGCGGAGCACCGACACAGCACTGAGCAACATAACCAG GACTTGCATCTCGCGCTGGAGAACGCTCGCTCAGAGCTGCAGCAGGTAGAAGAACAACTTagtgagatggatggagagagacagaaagagaaggaggagatggggagCACCATCCAAGAGCTACGGACGTCGCTTCAGGGCAAAGAGCAGCTGGTGCAG gagTACTCTAAGTTGTTGGGCCAACAACACGAgccaggagagaagagagactcCCTGCTGGCCAAACTGAGGGAGCGCATCAAGGAGAGAGACCGAGCGCTGGAG CGGGCGGTGGACGACAAGTTCCGCCgcgtggaggagaaggagggcgAAACGCGGCGTCTGCAGCTGCTGCTCcgggacaaagagagagacctggagaggcaaCGGTGTGTGCTGTCAAACAACCAGGAGACCATCACG AGTCTGGAACTGCTGCTCCGTGGGAAGGGGCTGGAGTTGCAGCAGGTGTCCGAGGCTTGGACGAGtttacagcgccaccatgaggaaaGCCAGGAGAGACACATCCGtagcctgagagagagagacgcgctCATCAGCCAGCTGCAGAATGCCCTACGTGCACGGACCAAGGAGGCTGAG GACCTGACTGAAGCCCTGCTCAGTAAGGTGAAGCCAGGTCCCAGTGAGATGGTGGAGGAGCTGAAGGCCCGCCTCTCTCTGAAGGAGAAACTGTTCCAGGAACTGCTGTCTGACCACGGCCGGCTAGTCCAGGAGCACCACTCCCAGGTCCAGGAGCTGCTCGACACCATCGCAGCAAGAGACCGGTACATCAAG GACTCGGCAGGTCGTCTGGGTATGGTGATGACTGAGCAGACTGGACGTCTCCAGGAGCTACGCAGACAGTTAACCTCACGCTCCCGGACCTACGTGTCCCAGCTAGGTGTCCGTGGTCCAGACCCCCAGGAGACCGGCCCAGACCTCCAGGAGACCAGCCCAGACCTCCAGGCCTTGCAGGAGGAGCTGCGTCTGGCCCtgatgagggagagggaggctcAGGCTGAGCTCACAGCCCTCAGGACCCAGGGCACAGCCCAACCAGTCGAGAGGCAGGCAGAGTTTCGAG AATTCTCCTCAGATGAAGAGGATGATGATGTTAACAGCGAATATGCAGACAGCATGGAGGTAGAGGAATCGAAGGTGACAGCTCTAACCTTAAATACCATGCAG AAGTCAGAGCGTTGTGGAGCACCTGGGAATGGGAAATCCTCCCTGGACACTGTGGGAGTCGAAGGAGGCCAGGCCCAGGGGCTGGTGGAGGTGAAACACCTGGTGCACCAgaagatggtggtggagagggagCTGCAGGAACTCAAGGCTCAGCTGATGAAGGCTGGCTTCTCCTCGCTCTCCCAGATGAG GAAAGCTCTCTACAGCCTACACAATGAGAACGAGGAGCTGAAGTCTCACCAGGCAGCCAGACCGCCAGAGACCGACCACAGGGATGAGCAGAGACTCACTGAAGAAGACGACGATGACGAAGAGTTGGATgtcgaggaggaggaagaggagctatGCGGGGATGATTTGTGGGAGGGCTGGGAGGATGAGCGTCTTTCCCAGGAAGAGCACAATAACCCCGGGCCCACCCTAAGAGATCCTGGCCTGGGGAAGAGAGACTACGCTAGGCCTGTCTCTCTGGACCTGGGAGCCCTGTTATCCCTCTCCACACAG GATAATgaggagaaggaaggaggaggggaggcTGGTGTAAGCAAACAGAGCCCCACGGAGACAGTGATGGTTGAGAAGGCTGTGCGTCTACAGCTGGAGAGCAAGGAGCTGCAGGAGAGACTCATGGTGTCTGAGGCCACGGTACAAGCTCAGGCTGAACAGCTCAAAGACTACAGAGACCTGCTGA CGGAGACCTCCGTGCAGCACGACAGTAAGCAGGTGCAGGTGGATCTACAAGATATGGGCTATGAGACGTGTGGTCGTAGTGAGAACGAGGCTGAGAGGGAGGAGACCAGCAGCCCGG AGTTCGACGATCTGGAAATGTGCACGTCCTTGGAGTGCGGTGGCTCCCAGTGGTGGCCTGTCGCCGTGCGTCCCGAGGAGCCCGGTCCTCCGGCACCGACCTCGGAGGCGGCTGACATCGCCTCCCTCCAACAATTGGTCGAGGACCTTCGCTCGCAGCTCTCCCACTCCCAGACGGTGATCCGGAGCCTCCAAGGCCGCCTGcgctccctctccacctccagcGACCCCTTTGGCCCCTCCAACGGCCTTTCCAATCCCCGCAAAGTCAATTGGAGCTTCCAGTTCCAGGCCTCGCCCTCTCAGAGCAGCCCGGAGGATGACGAGGGCTGGGAGTCCTCCGGCGGGGGACTGGGACCATCCCTGCGGCAACCCAAACCTGACAAGGACCTCCAGGAGCTGGAGTCCCGTATTGGCGCCATCGAGGACCAACTGAGGAAGGACAAAGGGACCCCAGTAGGGACCCCAGTAGGGACCCCGGGGCATCAGGAGGAGGGCAGGGCTGTCACCTGGCCTGGGCCGGG TAAGTTTGACACCCTGATTCAGGCCCAGGCTCGTGAGCTGTCCCACCTGCGCCAGAGGATGCGTGAGGGGCTCGGTGTGTGCCACATCCTGACCCAGCATCTGGGTGACaccaccaaagcctttgaggaGCTGTTGCGTGCCAACGACATTGACTACTACATGGGCCAGAGTTTCAGAGAACAGCTGGCCCAGAGCAGCTCGCTGGCACAGAGAGCCAGCATTAAAATCAGCGGAC GGGATCATCCAGAGATACCTGATGACAAGACTGGCACAGAGCTGCTCGCCATACG gctGAGTAAGGAGCTCCAACAGAAGGATAAGACCATCGAGGCACTCCGTGCCAAACTCAATCTAAACCAGCCACGTTTTGACACACCCTGCAGTAGCCACGCCCTCTCCGACACCACTGACCAATCGGACCGCATTTCCTTTGTGTCTGACGAGCATGCCTCCACCAATGAGGACCTGGAGCTATGCTCTGAAATGGATGCAGCCAGCGAGTATGGGCAGGAGGACAGACAAACCTCCAGTAGAGCTAGTACAG GTTTCGCAGTTCCACCAGCCAAGACGTTTGGAGGCTTTCCTGCGTCGGCCCACTGCCATCCCCAGACGTCCTCCGGTTACCCTCCTCAGGCTCTGTCCTACCAcacctcccatccctctcctctcaAGGGTCCCAACACTGACCATGTTAGCCTCAGTGCTAATCCTGCCTCGATGACGGGTGCTAGTCTACTGGAGAGCGGGGCATTGTGGGACATGGGCTACGGGACTCGTCTGGCGAGAATTGGCGCTGCTGACCTTTCGTCCGGGTCGTCAGGTTACCAGTCTGGCACGAGTCACACAG AATGTGGTCAGCATTTGGATGTGCGTTTCGGGGTAGGTTCTGACTTGATGAAGGAGCACCTGCGTGAGATCCGGAGTCTACGGCAACGCCTGGAAGATTCCATCCAGACTAACGAGCGCCTCAGACAGCAGCTGGAGGAAAAGCTGGCCATCCCGGCCAGAGAGAAAT GTGCTCCTACCAACATTTACATCCAGGGCTTGGACTCTGTCAACCAGCTGTCCAGTGAAATCAGAGTTCTGAAAGAGGAGAACCTCAACCTACAGGCCAGACTCCAGCAGGCCAGCAGAG AGGGCAGTAAAGAGGTAGCGCAGCTGCGGGAGGCGGCACTGTTGGGGCGTGCCCGGGTGAAAGAGGCGGAGTTAGAGACCGAGCAGTGGGCAGAGCAGGTCAGGAGGCTGCAGACACAAACTCAGGCTCAGACCCTAGAGATCAGCCAACTGAGACAGGACAAACAGAGCCACCAGGAGGCCGTCAACAG GTTGCAGCATGAGGTGAAAGTATTGCAGCAACAGTTGTGTGAGAGCCGCGTCCTGGTCCACTCTCTACAGTATGAGCTCCAGATGTACCGCGGAGACCGCCACGTCCCCAAGACAACACGCGCAGATGTAGGGTCACACCCAGCGGAATCTGCGCCGTTCCACCCCAGGGACCTGCATGTTCAGCTGGAACAGCAGTTGACCTCCGGGACACGTCCTCCTGCAGCCAGGAAACAGCTCTTTGACA ACgccgctctctctccccctgtcagAGACACTGGACTCTTCAGCCCCCCTTCTCCTCACTCCCCCACCCTGAAACCCCAGGAGGTTGACTCTTCTCCCAGGGGCCAGGCTCCCGACGGCTCCTTTGCGAACCGCAATGGCTGCCACGTTGTGGGGCACATTGATGACTTCAGAGCCTTACAGCAGCAGATCCTGGAGGGACGCATCCACGTTGGCAAAATGGAGACTACCCTCCAGGCCACGGTCAAttgtcccctgctggagctcaGCCAGGACAAG gcCGGGAACCCAGGCAGCGTGAGGAGTCTTCTGACTAGCACTAAGACCCTGTGGCAGATCCTGGAGGAGGCAAGCTCCCTGCTCAGAATGTTCTGGAGGGCAGCACTCCCGATTAATGAGGGGGGGTCCCCACGGAGCACCAAGAAG GAGCTGTCTTTAAAGGAGGAGGTCCACACACTGCGTCGGCGAGTCTCAGAGCAGGAGGAGGCCCTGAGGGACGCCATGGAGACACTGAAGAGCTCCAACCGCACCAAAGACAGCATGGAACATTTTATCGTCAGCCAAT TGTCAAGAACAAAGGACGTCTTGAAGAAAGCACGAACAAACTTAGAG